From the genome of Streptomyces sp. NBC_01260, one region includes:
- a CDS encoding ABC1 kinase family protein translates to MSDLPRKAVTRTAKLAALPLGFAGRATWGLGKRIGGKSAELVAREVQQRTADQLFKVLGELKGGAMKLGQALSVFESALPEEVAGPYRAALTKLQEAAPPMPDSTVHAVLAERLGEDWRELFLAFEDKPSAAASIGQVHRAVWHDGRDVAVKVQYPGAGEALLSDLTQLSRFARLLGPLIPGMDIKPLITELRDRVSEELDYEQEAQSQREHAEEFADDPDVVVPGVVHQSDQVLVTEWIDGVPLADVIAGGTAEQRDRAGQLLARFLFSGPARTGLLHADPHPGNFRLLPPDPAGTADTGGADCTGAAQWRLGVLDFGTVDRLPGGLPQTIGDSLRLTLQDDADAVYELLREEGFVKDSIDLAPDAVLDYLRPIIEPALVEEFAFSRSWMRNQAARIADPRSPAHQLGKQLNLPPAYLLIHRVTLSTIGVLCQLGATVRLREELESWLPGFLPQEEREEQEAEEQAEEEWPEDAPAEFEAAEESVDGFDAVDEPVEGAAAGAEVK, encoded by the coding sequence ATGTCTGATCTTCCCCGGAAGGCGGTCACCCGAACCGCCAAGCTGGCCGCGCTGCCTTTGGGGTTCGCGGGCCGCGCCACCTGGGGGCTGGGCAAGCGCATCGGCGGGAAGTCCGCGGAGCTGGTCGCCCGCGAGGTACAGCAGCGCACCGCCGACCAGCTCTTCAAGGTCCTCGGCGAGTTGAAGGGCGGGGCCATGAAGCTCGGACAGGCCCTGTCCGTCTTCGAGTCCGCCCTGCCCGAGGAGGTCGCCGGCCCCTACCGCGCGGCCCTCACCAAACTCCAGGAGGCCGCGCCTCCGATGCCGGACAGCACGGTCCACGCGGTGCTGGCCGAGCGGCTCGGTGAGGACTGGCGGGAGCTGTTCCTGGCGTTCGAGGACAAGCCGTCGGCCGCCGCCTCGATCGGGCAGGTACACCGGGCGGTGTGGCACGACGGGCGGGACGTGGCGGTGAAGGTGCAGTACCCGGGTGCCGGGGAGGCGCTGCTCTCCGACCTGACCCAGCTCAGCCGGTTCGCCCGGCTGCTCGGCCCGCTGATTCCCGGCATGGACATCAAGCCGCTGATCACGGAGTTGCGCGACCGGGTGTCGGAAGAACTGGACTACGAGCAGGAGGCGCAGTCCCAGCGGGAGCACGCCGAGGAGTTCGCGGACGATCCCGATGTCGTGGTCCCGGGTGTGGTCCACCAGTCCGACCAGGTGCTGGTCACGGAGTGGATCGACGGTGTGCCGCTGGCCGATGTGATCGCCGGCGGAACCGCGGAGCAGCGGGACCGGGCGGGACAGCTGCTGGCCCGGTTCCTCTTCTCCGGCCCCGCGCGCACCGGGCTGCTCCACGCCGACCCGCACCCGGGCAATTTCCGGCTGCTGCCCCCGGACCCGGCCGGCACGGCGGACACCGGCGGCGCCGACTGCACCGGGGCGGCTCAGTGGCGGCTCGGTGTCCTCGACTTCGGGACGGTGGACCGGCTGCCGGGTGGGCTGCCGCAGACCATCGGGGACTCGTTGCGGCTGACGCTCCAGGACGACGCGGACGCGGTGTACGAGCTGCTGCGCGAGGAGGGCTTCGTCAAGGATTCGATCGACCTCGCACCGGACGCGGTGCTCGACTACCTCCGGCCGATCATCGAACCGGCGCTGGTGGAGGAGTTCGCCTTCAGCCGGAGCTGGATGCGCAATCAGGCCGCCCGGATAGCTGATCCGCGCTCCCCCGCCCACCAGCTGGGCAAGCAGCTGAATCTGCCGCCCGCCTATCTGCTGATACACCGCGTGACGTTGAGCACGATAGGGGTGCTGTGCCAGCTCGGCGCGACGGTCCGGCTGCGCGAGGAGCTCGAATCCTGGCTGCCGGGGTTCCTGCCGCAGGAAGAGCGGGAAGAGCAGGAAGCGGAGGAGCAGGCCGAGGAGGAATGGCCCGAGGATGCTCCGGCCGAGTTCGAGGCGGCGGAAGAATCGGTGGACGGGTTCGACGCGGTGGACGAGCCCGTGGAGGGCGCCGCGGCCGGCGCGGAGGTCAAGTAG
- a CDS encoding WhiB family transcriptional regulator, whose product MQLEAHAPSVPPSETIPPPGLTEDSTLTPLTALTALDDAIENLGVPVPCRSYDPEVFFAESPADVEHAKSLCRTCPLVEACLAGAKERREPWGVWGGELFIQGVVVARKRPRGRPRKNPVAA is encoded by the coding sequence GTGCAACTCGAAGCGCACGCCCCGTCCGTACCGCCTTCCGAAACGATCCCCCCGCCCGGCCTCACGGAGGACTCCACCTTGACCCCGCTCACTGCGCTCACCGCGCTCGACGACGCCATCGAGAACCTCGGCGTGCCCGTCCCCTGCCGCTCCTACGACCCCGAGGTCTTCTTCGCCGAGTCCCCGGCCGACGTCGAGCACGCCAAGTCCCTCTGCCGCACCTGCCCGCTCGTCGAGGCATGTCTCGCCGGCGCCAAGGAGCGCCGCGAGCCGTGGGGTGTCTGGGGTGGCGAGCTCTTCATCCAGGGCGTCGTCGTTGCTCGCAAGCGGCCGCGTGGCCGTCCGCGCAAGAACCCGGTCGCGGCGTGA
- a CDS encoding ATP-dependent DNA helicase UvrD2 translates to MTSATHSTLFPQVPDSADAVLDGLDPEQREVAMALQGPVCVLAGAGTGKTRAITHRIAYGVRAGIIQPTSVLAVTFTNRAAGEMRGRLRQLGAGGVQARTFHSAALRQLQYFWPKAVGGDLPRLLERKVQLVAEAAARCGIRLDRNELRDVTSEIEWAKVTQTVPADYPAVVAKSQRDAPRDPAEISQVYAMYEQLKRDRTVIDFEDVLLLTVGILQDRHDIADHVRRQYQHFVVDEYQDVSPLQQRLLDLWLGDRDNLCVVGDASQTIYSFTGATPDHLLNFRTRHPRATVVKLVRDYRSTPQVVHLANGLLGQARGRAAEHRLELVSQRERGPEPAYTEYADEPAEAEGTARRIRDLIAAGVPAGEIAVLYRVNSQSEVYEQALADAGVPYQLRGAERFFERAEVREAGVALRGAARAGGNDSLLDDAQGLPAEVRAVLSTKGWRSEPPTGSGAVRDRWESLAALVRLAEDFEQARPGATLSDLVAELDERAAAQHAPTVQGVTLASLHSAKGLEWDAVFLVGLTEGMMPITYAKTDEQIEEERRLLYVGVTRACFHLSLSWSLARSPGGRAGRRPSRFLNGLRPGSAAPGSRGAAGGSGGIERPVAARRKRRGPALCRVCGRTLTDAGEMKLMRCDDCPSDMDEALYERLRDWRAVRAQEISQPAYCVFTDKTLMAIAEAVPGSEGELAGIPGVGARKLGRFGAAVLDICAGGDGVEEPAEADEEM, encoded by the coding sequence GTGACATCAGCAACGCATTCCACCCTCTTCCCCCAGGTCCCCGACTCCGCCGACGCCGTCCTCGACGGGCTCGACCCCGAGCAGCGCGAGGTCGCCATGGCCCTGCAGGGCCCGGTATGCGTGCTGGCCGGAGCCGGTACGGGCAAGACGCGGGCCATCACGCACCGCATCGCCTACGGGGTGCGCGCCGGGATAATCCAGCCGACGAGTGTGCTTGCCGTCACGTTCACCAACCGGGCCGCAGGCGAGATGCGGGGACGGTTGCGCCAGCTCGGAGCCGGCGGGGTGCAGGCGCGGACCTTCCACTCCGCGGCCCTTCGCCAGCTCCAGTACTTCTGGCCGAAAGCAGTCGGTGGCGATCTGCCCCGGCTGCTGGAGCGCAAGGTCCAGCTGGTGGCCGAGGCGGCGGCCCGCTGCGGTATCCGGCTCGACCGCAACGAGCTGCGCGATGTCACGAGCGAGATCGAGTGGGCCAAGGTCACCCAGACCGTGCCCGCCGACTATCCGGCCGTGGTCGCCAAGTCCCAGCGGGACGCCCCGCGCGATCCCGCGGAGATCTCACAGGTCTACGCGATGTACGAGCAGCTCAAGCGGGACCGCACGGTGATCGACTTCGAGGACGTGCTGCTCCTGACCGTCGGCATCCTTCAGGACCGGCACGACATCGCCGACCATGTGCGCCGTCAGTACCAGCACTTCGTCGTCGACGAGTACCAGGACGTCAGCCCGCTCCAGCAGCGGCTGCTCGACCTCTGGCTCGGCGACCGGGACAACCTCTGCGTCGTCGGTGACGCCAGCCAGACGATCTACTCCTTCACCGGAGCCACCCCCGACCACCTGCTGAACTTCCGCACCCGTCACCCCCGGGCCACCGTCGTCAAGCTCGTCCGGGACTACCGCTCCACGCCCCAGGTGGTCCACCTGGCCAACGGGCTGCTCGGCCAGGCCCGCGGCAGGGCCGCCGAGCACCGGCTCGAACTGGTCTCGCAGCGCGAGCGCGGCCCCGAGCCCGCCTACACGGAGTACGCGGACGAGCCCGCCGAGGCCGAGGGCACCGCCCGCCGCATCCGCGACCTGATCGCCGCGGGCGTCCCGGCGGGCGAGATCGCCGTGCTCTACCGGGTCAACTCCCAGTCCGAGGTCTACGAGCAGGCCCTGGCCGACGCGGGGGTGCCGTACCAGCTGCGGGGCGCGGAGCGGTTCTTCGAGCGCGCGGAGGTGCGGGAGGCGGGCGTCGCTCTGCGCGGCGCGGCCCGTGCGGGGGGCAACGACTCCCTGCTGGACGATGCGCAGGGGCTGCCCGCCGAGGTCCGCGCGGTGCTCTCCACCAAGGGCTGGCGGAGCGAGCCGCCCACCGGGTCCGGGGCGGTGCGCGACCGCTGGGAGTCCCTGGCCGCACTGGTCAGGCTCGCCGAGGACTTCGAACAGGCCAGACCGGGCGCGACCCTCTCCGACCTGGTCGCCGAGCTGGACGAGCGGGCCGCGGCCCAGCACGCCCCCACGGTCCAGGGAGTCACCCTGGCCTCGCTGCACTCGGCGAAGGGCCTGGAGTGGGATGCCGTGTTCCTGGTCGGACTGACCGAGGGCATGATGCCGATCACCTACGCCAAGACGGACGAGCAGATCGAGGAGGAGCGCCGGCTGCTGTACGTCGGCGTCACCCGGGCTTGCTTCCACCTCTCGCTGTCGTGGTCGCTGGCCCGCTCGCCCGGCGGCCGGGCCGGCCGCCGTCCCAGCCGTTTCCTGAACGGGCTGCGTCCCGGCTCGGCGGCGCCGGGCTCCAGGGGCGCGGCAGGCGGCAGCGGCGGCATCGAGCGCCCGGTGGCGGCCCGGCGCAAGCGGCGCGGGCCCGCGCTGTGCAGGGTGTGCGGCAGGACCCTCACCGACGCCGGTGAGATGAAGCTGATGCGCTGCGACGACTGCCCGTCCGACATGGACGAGGCGTTGTACGAGCGGCTGCGCGACTGGCGCGCGGTGCGGGCGCAGGAGATCAGCCAGCCCGCCTACTGCGTGTTCACCGACAAGACGCTGATGGCCATCGCGGAGGCGGTGCCCGGCAGCGAGGGCGAACTGGCTGGGATCCCTGGGGTCGGCGCGCGGAAGCTGGGCCGGTTCGGCGCCGCCGTGCTGGACATCTGCGCAGGTGGGGACGGGGTGGAGGAGCCCGCGGAGGCCGACGAGGAGATGTGA
- a CDS encoding mycoredoxin, with translation MPGTVTMYSTTWCGYCRRLKSQMDREGIAYTEINIEHDPESAAFVEKANGGNQTVPTVLVTPAGGGENVVMTNPSLAQVKQSLAA, from the coding sequence ATGCCGGGCACTGTGACGATGTACAGCACCACGTGGTGCGGATACTGCCGTCGGCTCAAGAGCCAGATGGACCGCGAGGGCATCGCGTACACCGAGATCAACATCGAGCACGACCCGGAGTCGGCGGCCTTCGTCGAGAAGGCGAATGGCGGGAACCAGACGGTCCCCACAGTTCTGGTCACTCCCGCCGGCGGTGGTGAGAACGTCGTCATGACGAACCCGAGCCTGGCCCAGGTGAAGCAGTCCCTCGCGGCCTGA
- the nudC gene encoding NAD(+) diphosphatase, protein MSTFDNATADRPIGLTAPSGIDRAAHHRLDEAWLAAAWSHPTTRVFVVSGGQVLIDDTADGTELVMTPAFEAPVTETHRYFLGTDEGGVSYFALQKDSLPGRMDQSARPAGLREAGLLLGARDAGLMVHAVALENWQRLHRFCSRCGERTVIAAAGHIRRCQACGAEHYPRTDPAVIMLVTDDQDRALLGRQVHWPEGRFSTLAGFVEPGESIEQSVAREVFEEAGITVGEVEYIASQPWPFPSSLMLGFMARATTYEINVDGEEIEEARWFSREELTAAFESGEILPPFGISIAARLIEIWYGKPLPKPVRAS, encoded by the coding sequence GTGAGCACCTTCGACAACGCCACCGCAGACCGGCCCATCGGTCTGACCGCGCCCAGCGGCATCGACCGCGCCGCGCACCACCGCCTCGACGAGGCCTGGCTGGCCGCCGCGTGGAGCCACCCGACGACCCGGGTCTTCGTCGTCTCCGGCGGCCAGGTGCTGATCGACGACACCGCCGACGGCACCGAACTCGTGATGACCCCCGCCTTCGAGGCGCCCGTCACCGAGACCCACCGCTACTTCCTCGGCACCGACGAGGGCGGAGTCAGCTACTTCGCCCTCCAGAAGGACTCGCTGCCGGGCCGCATGGACCAGTCGGCCCGTCCCGCGGGCCTGCGCGAGGCGGGCCTGCTCCTCGGCGCCCGCGACGCCGGTCTGATGGTGCACGCGGTGGCGCTGGAGAACTGGCAACGGCTGCACCGCTTCTGCTCGCGCTGTGGCGAACGCACGGTGATCGCGGCGGCCGGACACATTCGCCGCTGCCAGGCCTGCGGCGCGGAGCACTACCCGCGTACCGACCCCGCCGTCATCATGCTGGTCACCGACGACCAGGACCGCGCCCTGCTGGGCCGCCAGGTCCACTGGCCCGAGGGCCGCTTCTCCACCCTGGCCGGTTTCGTCGAGCCGGGCGAATCGATCGAACAGTCCGTGGCGCGCGAGGTGTTCGAGGAAGCGGGCATCACGGTCGGCGAGGTGGAGTACATCGCCAGCCAGCCCTGGCCCTTCCCGTCCAGCCTGATGCTCGGCTTCATGGCACGGGCGACGACGTACGAGATCAACGTCGACGGCGAGGAGATCGAGGAGGCGCGCTGGTTCTCCCGCGAGGAGCTGACCGCCGCCTTCGAGTCGGGCGAGATCCTGCCCCCGTTCGGCATCTCGATCGCGGCCCGGCTGATCGAGATCTGGTACGGGAAGCCCCTACCGAAGCCGGTCCGCGCGAGCTGA
- a CDS encoding dipeptidase, whose product MSDTPDSAVRTYTEQHRTAFLDDLAEWLRIPSVSAQPEHDGDVRRSAEWLSAKLKETGFPVTEVWETDGAPAVFAEWPSEDPDAPTVLVYGHHDVQPAAREDGWDTDPFEPVIRDGRMYGRGAADDKGQVFFHTLGVKAHLATTGRTSPAVHLKLLVEGEEESGSPHFRALVEQQAVRLAADAVIVSDTGMWDEATPTVCTGMRGLAECEIELHGPGQDIHSGSFGGAVPNPATEIARLVAALHDADGRVAVPGFYDGVAELTATERALFAELPFDEATWLRTARSQAASGEAGYSTLERIWARPTAEVNGIGGGYQGTGSKTVIPSSALVKISFRLVAGQDPDRVQQAVQAWAEARIPAGVRHRITFLPATRPCLTPLDHPALQAVARAMGRAFGQKILFTREGGSGPAADLQDVLGAPVLFLGISVPSDGWHAPNEKVELDLLLKGVETTAHLWGELAAALR is encoded by the coding sequence ATGAGCGACACCCCGGACAGCGCCGTCCGTACGTACACCGAGCAGCACCGCACCGCCTTCCTCGACGACCTCGCCGAGTGGCTGCGTATCCCGTCCGTATCCGCTCAGCCGGAGCACGACGGGGACGTACGGCGCAGCGCCGAGTGGCTGTCCGCCAAGCTGAAGGAGACCGGCTTCCCGGTCACCGAGGTCTGGGAGACGGACGGGGCGCCCGCCGTGTTCGCCGAGTGGCCGTCCGAGGACCCGGACGCCCCCACGGTCCTCGTGTACGGACACCACGACGTGCAGCCCGCCGCCCGCGAGGACGGCTGGGACACCGACCCGTTCGAGCCGGTGATCCGGGACGGCCGGATGTACGGGCGCGGCGCGGCCGACGACAAGGGCCAGGTGTTCTTCCACACCCTCGGCGTCAAGGCCCACCTCGCCACCACAGGCCGCACCAGCCCCGCCGTGCACCTCAAGCTCCTCGTCGAGGGCGAGGAGGAGTCCGGTTCCCCGCACTTCCGCGCCCTGGTCGAGCAGCAGGCCGTACGCCTCGCCGCCGACGCCGTGATCGTCTCCGACACCGGTATGTGGGACGAGGCGACCCCGACCGTCTGCACCGGCATGCGCGGCCTCGCCGAGTGCGAGATCGAGCTGCACGGCCCCGGCCAGGACATCCACTCCGGATCGTTCGGCGGCGCCGTCCCCAACCCCGCGACCGAGATCGCCCGGCTCGTCGCGGCGCTCCACGACGCGGACGGCCGGGTCGCGGTCCCCGGTTTCTACGACGGCGTGGCCGAACTCACCGCCACCGAACGCGCCCTCTTCGCCGAGCTGCCGTTCGACGAGGCCACCTGGCTGCGCACCGCCAGGTCGCAGGCCGCGTCCGGCGAGGCGGGCTACTCCACGCTGGAGCGGATCTGGGCCCGCCCCACCGCCGAGGTCAACGGCATCGGCGGCGGCTACCAGGGCACCGGAAGCAAGACGGTCATCCCGTCCTCCGCCCTGGTGAAGATCAGCTTCCGCCTGGTCGCGGGCCAGGACCCGGACCGCGTCCAACAGGCCGTGCAGGCCTGGGCCGAGGCACGGATCCCGGCTGGGGTCCGCCACCGGATCACCTTCCTCCCCGCCACCCGCCCCTGCCTCACCCCGCTGGACCACCCCGCCCTGCAGGCCGTGGCCCGCGCCATGGGGCGGGCCTTCGGCCAGAAGATCCTCTTCACCCGCGAAGGAGGCTCGGGACCCGCCGCCGACCTGCAGGACGTCCTCGGCGCACCCGTCCTCTTCCTGGGCATCTCCGTACCGTCCGACGGCTGGCACGCCCCCAACGAGAAGGTCGAACTCGACCTGCTGCTCAAAGGCGTGGAGACCACCGCCCACCTCTGGGGCGAACTGGCAGCCGCACTCCGCTGA
- a CDS encoding UvrD-helicase domain-containing protein, with the protein MSSHLTDPEQLKELLGIPFTPEQTACITAPPAPQVIVAGAGSGKTTVMAARVVWLVGTGQVAPEQVLGLTFTNKAAGELAERVRKALVAAGVTDPDAIDPDNPPGEPSISTYHAFAGRLLTEHGLRIGLEPTTRLLADATRFQLAARVLREAPGPYPALTRSFPTLVSDLLALDAELAEHLVRPGQLAEYDIELLRTLESAKLSNAELRKIPETAEARRELLSLTRRYREAKRSRDLLDFGDQIALSAQLALTRPEVGAVLREEYRVVLLDEYQDTSVAQRLLLSALFGSGPDGIASGHAVTAVGDPCQAIYGWRGASVANLDDFPSHFPQADGAPATRYSLSENRRSGGRLLHLANGLAEPLRAMHEGVEALRPAPGAERDGLVRCALLPTHTEEIDWLADSIAHLVRTGRAPGEIAVLCRTAGDFPEIQAALVARDIPVEVVGLSGLLHLPEVADLVAVCEVLQDPGANASLVRLLTGPRWRIGPRDLALLGRRARLLVHRAAHGDDDDFDPDRRLAEAVEGVDPAEVISLADALDTFLDSGGEQDDRLPFSTEARIRFARLATELRELRRSLADPLMDVLHRVLTATGLEVELSASPQALAARRRETLANFLDVAARFAAVDGEATLLAFLGFLRTAAQYEKGLDNALPGGENTVKVLTAHKSKGLEWDVVAVPGLVTGQFPSGQSRDAWTSQSKVLPHALRGDTATLPVIHSFDAKGLKGFKEEMKEHQHTEELRLGYVTFTRPRTLLLGSGHWWGPSQKKPRGPSGFLHALYEHCAAGHGEIEAWADEPAEDEENPALAGAAADHAWPLPLNDTALARRRAAADTVMAHLKALAAAGPEPERYLAAAAPDAYDASPGAAEPTPPPEEPPLDDAPFPEDDPFLDEAPFPDDGPFPDEPPVPGDGLPAAPHVPAARAPERVPPRPTPEESRTLASWDRDLDALAGELRRARAGVRDVLVPASLSATQLLRLADDPDGFAQELARPMPRPPQPAARRGTRFHAWVESRFEELPLPMLGPDELPGGDESDTEIADERDLAELKEAFERTPYARRTPYRVETPFQITLAGRVIRGRIDAVYRTGDTYEIVDWKTSRTNTADPLQLAVYRLAWAELHGLPLTDVTATFLFVRSGESVRPTRLPGRPELERILLDEPPPAAG; encoded by the coding sequence GTGTCCTCACACCTCACCGATCCCGAGCAGCTCAAGGAGCTCCTCGGGATCCCCTTCACCCCGGAGCAGACGGCGTGCATCACCGCGCCGCCCGCCCCGCAGGTGATCGTCGCCGGAGCCGGGTCGGGGAAGACCACGGTGATGGCGGCCCGCGTGGTGTGGCTCGTGGGGACCGGACAGGTCGCCCCCGAGCAGGTGCTCGGCCTCACCTTCACCAACAAGGCGGCCGGTGAGCTGGCGGAGCGCGTCCGCAAGGCCCTGGTCGCCGCCGGCGTCACCGACCCGGACGCCATCGACCCGGACAACCCGCCGGGCGAGCCCAGCATCTCCACCTACCACGCGTTCGCCGGCAGGCTCCTGACCGAGCACGGGCTGCGGATCGGGCTCGAACCCACCACCCGCCTCCTCGCCGACGCCACCCGCTTTCAGCTCGCCGCCCGCGTACTGCGCGAGGCCCCCGGCCCGTACCCGGCGCTGACCAGGTCGTTCCCCACCCTGGTCAGCGATCTGCTGGCCCTCGATGCCGAGCTGGCCGAACACCTCGTACGCCCCGGACAGCTCGCGGAGTACGACATCGAACTGCTCCGCACGCTGGAGAGCGCCAAGCTCAGCAACGCCGAACTGCGCAAGATTCCCGAGACCGCCGAGGCCCGCCGCGAGCTGCTCTCCCTGACCCGGCGCTACCGCGAGGCGAAGCGGAGCCGCGACCTCCTCGACTTCGGTGACCAGATCGCGCTCTCCGCGCAGCTCGCCCTCACCCGCCCCGAGGTCGGGGCGGTCCTGCGCGAGGAGTACCGGGTCGTCCTGCTCGACGAGTACCAGGACACCTCCGTCGCCCAGCGGCTCCTGCTCTCCGCCCTCTTCGGCAGCGGCCCCGACGGCATCGCGTCCGGGCACGCGGTCACCGCGGTCGGCGACCCCTGCCAGGCCATCTACGGCTGGCGCGGCGCCTCCGTAGCCAACCTCGACGACTTCCCGAGCCACTTCCCGCAGGCCGACGGCGCCCCCGCGACCCGCTACTCCCTCAGCGAGAACCGCCGCAGCGGCGGCCGCCTCCTCCACCTCGCCAACGGTCTGGCCGAACCGCTGCGCGCCATGCACGAGGGCGTCGAGGCCCTGCGCCCCGCGCCCGGCGCCGAGCGCGACGGCCTCGTCCGCTGCGCCCTGCTGCCCACCCACACCGAGGAGATCGACTGGCTCGCCGACTCGATCGCCCACCTCGTGCGGACCGGCAGGGCACCCGGCGAGATCGCCGTCCTGTGCCGCACCGCGGGCGACTTCCCGGAGATCCAGGCCGCCCTGGTGGCCCGGGACATCCCGGTCGAGGTGGTCGGTCTCTCCGGGCTGCTCCACCTCCCCGAGGTCGCCGACCTCGTCGCGGTCTGCGAGGTACTCCAGGACCCGGGGGCCAACGCGTCCCTGGTCCGGCTGCTCACCGGCCCCCGCTGGCGGATCGGCCCCCGCGACCTGGCACTGCTCGGCCGCCGGGCCCGCCTCCTCGTCCACCGCGCGGCCCATGGCGACGACGACGACTTCGACCCCGACCGACGGCTCGCCGAAGCCGTCGAGGGCGTCGACCCGGCCGAGGTGATCTCGCTGGCCGACGCCCTGGACACCTTCCTCGACTCCGGGGGTGAGCAGGACGACCGCCTGCCGTTCTCCACCGAGGCCCGCATCCGCTTCGCCCGGCTCGCCACCGAACTGCGCGAGCTGCGCCGCTCGCTCGCCGACCCCCTGATGGACGTGCTGCACCGGGTCCTCACCGCCACCGGACTCGAAGTCGAGCTCTCCGCGTCCCCACAGGCCCTGGCCGCCCGCCGCCGTGAGACCCTCGCCAACTTCCTCGACGTCGCGGCCCGCTTCGCCGCTGTCGACGGGGAGGCCACGCTCCTCGCCTTCCTCGGCTTCCTGCGCACCGCCGCGCAGTACGAGAAGGGCCTGGACAACGCGCTGCCCGGCGGCGAGAACACCGTCAAGGTCCTCACCGCCCACAAGTCCAAGGGCCTGGAATGGGACGTCGTCGCCGTGCCGGGCCTGGTCACCGGTCAGTTCCCCAGCGGCCAGTCCCGCGACGCCTGGACCTCCCAGTCCAAGGTCCTCCCGCACGCCCTGCGCGGCGACACGGCCACCCTGCCCGTCATCCACTCCTTCGACGCCAAGGGCCTCAAGGGCTTCAAGGAGGAGATGAAGGAGCACCAGCACACCGAGGAGCTGCGCCTCGGATACGTCACCTTCACCCGGCCCCGCACCCTGCTGCTCGGCTCCGGCCACTGGTGGGGGCCGAGCCAGAAGAAGCCGCGCGGCCCGTCCGGCTTCCTGCACGCGCTGTACGAGCACTGCGCGGCCGGTCACGGCGAGATCGAGGCGTGGGCGGACGAGCCGGCCGAGGACGAGGAGAACCCGGCCCTGGCCGGGGCGGCGGCCGACCACGCCTGGCCGCTGCCCCTGAACGACACCGCGCTGGCCCGTCGCAGGGCCGCCGCTGACACGGTGATGGCCCACCTGAAGGCGCTGGCCGCGGCAGGCCCGGAACCGGAGCGGTACCTGGCCGCGGCGGCCCCGGACGCGTACGACGCGTCGCCCGGAGCGGCGGAGCCGACGCCTCCGCCGGAAGAGCCGCCCCTCGACGACGCACCGTTCCCCGAGGACGACCCCTTCCTGGACGAGGCGCCGTTCCCGGACGACGGGCCGTTCCCGGACGAGCCCCCCGTCCCCGGCGACGGGCTCCCAGCCGCCCCGCACGTCCCCGCAGCCCGCGCGCCCGAGCGGGTCCCCCCGCGTCCCACCCCCGAGGAGTCCCGCACCCTGGCCTCCTGGGACCGCGACCTCGACGCCCTCGCCGGGGAGCTGCGCCGGGCCCGCGCCGGCGTGCGCGACGTCCTCGTACCGGCCTCGCTCTCCGCCACCCAGCTGCTGCGCCTGGCCGACGACCCCGACGGCTTCGCCCAGGAGCTGGCCCGCCCCATGCCCCGCCCTCCGCAGCCGGCCGCCCGCCGCGGCACCCGCTTCCACGCCTGGGTCGAGTCCCGCTTCGAGGAACTGCCGCTGCCCATGCTCGGCCCCGACGAACTACCCGGCGGTGACGAGAGCGATACCGAGATCGCCGACGAACGCGATCTCGCCGAGCTGAAGGAGGCCTTCGAGCGCACCCCGTACGCCCGCCGGACCCCGTACCGCGTCGAGACGCCGTTCCAGATCACCCTGGCCGGCCGGGTGATCCGGGGCCGTATCGACGCGGTGTACCGCACCGGGGACACGTACGAGATCGTCGACTGGAAGACCAGCCGCACCAATACCGCGGACCCCCTCCAGCTCGCCGTCTACCGTCTCGCCTGGGCCGAACTGCACGGTCTGCCGCTCACCGACGTCACGGCCACCTTCCTCTTCGTACGGAGCGGCGAGAGCGTCCGTCCGACCCGCCTCCCGGGCCGCCCGGAGCTGGAGCGCATCCTCCTGGACGAGCCACCTCCTGCGGCCGGATAA